In one window of Flavobacterium ginsengisoli DNA:
- a CDS encoding HmuY family protein, which yields MTTIKTFNKSKILLFAIVAISLASCSSNEEDTNSSLIDNKSTVITDLAGDTGASMGDGTNGKEQRSFHTFLFRFSDKKQIWSHTKADSLQYMKTKDWDIAFTGPYNSEVFVNNAKYQYNPGFEGPAENTSVVLLNEDYKNVTQAPSDTDFNTSEITKIGWASSESSAGWFYYSLSDHIMQAIPNRTYAIRLPDGKYAKLQLVNAYKGNPPAVTDLNWPAPYFTFRYFIQTDGSKNLNTK from the coding sequence ATGACAACAATTAAAACATTTAACAAAAGTAAAATACTGCTTTTCGCGATAGTTGCGATAAGTTTGGCTTCCTGCAGCAGCAATGAGGAAGATACAAACTCTTCGCTTATTGATAATAAAAGCACTGTTATTACTGATCTTGCGGGTGACACTGGAGCTTCTATGGGAGATGGAACTAATGGAAAAGAACAGAGAAGTTTTCATACGTTTTTGTTTCGCTTCAGCGATAAAAAACAAATATGGTCGCATACCAAAGCAGATTCTTTGCAATATATGAAAACAAAAGACTGGGACATTGCTTTTACAGGACCTTACAATAGCGAAGTTTTTGTAAATAATGCAAAATACCAATATAATCCTGGTTTTGAAGGGCCAGCAGAAAATACTTCTGTTGTATTGCTTAATGAAGATTATAAAAATGTCACACAAGCACCTTCAGATACAGATTTTAATACTAGCGAGATAACCAAAATAGGATGGGCTTCTTCAGAAAGTTCTGCTGGATGGTTTTATTACAGCTTAAGCGACCACATTATGCAGGCAATTCCGAATCGCACATATGCGATACGTTTACCTGACGGGAAATATGCCAAACTGCAACTTGTAAATGCCTATAAAGGAAATCCTCCAGCGGTTACAGATTTGAATTGGCCTGCACCTTATTTCACTTTCAGATATTTTATACAGACAGACGGAAGTAAAAATTTAAATACCAAATAA
- a CDS encoding HmuY family protein produces the protein MKRIKTLIEKVSPILMMVFLIAATTTACSSDDKPAEGSGNEENPGTEIPDQTLFNKVIHVKNYQGSTSDDNPTAPSATLYYSLEENKSVDGSYKKTRKWDLAFGGLYASFLSGNNGLDNKNNGYQAGGVGGITIVAKPFDEVVDVPADSQFKTGIDLIGTDDAGSFGNGTGWYLYDFDGVVVSDGTNPQKAHVAYALGEPLKIINGTTIPARTIILKTANGNYAKIKMISVYKDVYTSAEWFKDTPHMYYTFDYVMVPKGSTKFEIK, from the coding sequence ATGAAACGAATAAAAACATTAATAGAGAAAGTATCGCCAATATTGATGATGGTTTTTCTTATTGCTGCTACAACTACAGCATGTTCATCTGATGATAAACCAGCAGAAGGAAGCGGAAATGAAGAAAACCCAGGAACAGAAATTCCAGATCAAACACTTTTTAATAAAGTCATTCATGTAAAAAATTATCAAGGAAGTACTTCTGATGATAATCCGACGGCGCCTTCTGCAACACTTTACTACAGTCTTGAAGAGAATAAATCGGTTGACGGTTCTTATAAAAAAACAAGAAAATGGGATTTAGCTTTTGGCGGATTATATGCCAGCTTTTTGTCTGGAAATAACGGTTTAGACAATAAAAATAATGGTTATCAGGCAGGTGGAGTTGGCGGAATTACAATTGTAGCTAAACCTTTTGATGAAGTGGTTGATGTTCCGGCTGACAGTCAGTTTAAAACAGGAATTGATCTTATAGGAACAGATGATGCTGGTTCTTTTGGTAATGGAACTGGATGGTATTTGTATGATTTTGATGGAGTTGTTGTGTCTGATGGAACTAATCCGCAAAAAGCTCACGTAGCATATGCACTTGGTGAACCTCTTAAAATTATAAACGGAACAACTATTCCCGCAAGAACTATTATTCTAAAAACAGCAAACGGAAATTATGCCAAAATTAAAATGATTTCGGTTTACAAAGATGTTTATACGTCAGCTGAATGGTTTAAAGATACGCCGCACATGTATTACACTTTTGATTATGTAATGGTTCCAAAAGGAAGTACAAAATTTGAAATTAAATAA